A window of the Hordeum vulgare subsp. vulgare chromosome 5H, MorexV3_pseudomolecules_assembly, whole genome shotgun sequence genome harbors these coding sequences:
- the LOC123397641 gene encoding uncharacterized protein LOC123397641 isoform X1, with protein sequence MSGREVREYTNLSDPKDRKSGKGKDKIDDEDVTFQRMVAKMQDVAGERGGYLHGRGALDSDDLLYLKEQMEAEEDAERLLRRTEKRAFAAFKKAATLADSAPALPAALCVDSRPKSDIRQRDLLKNIVGIKPKRPKVCSPAQVAENDGPKRNQEVSASKISSWRNQPMGASEKESSHAAVGCVQPLPKPAEATESGPQNVTGSLLGLAYESSDEE encoded by the exons ATGTCTGGACGTGAGGTCCGTGAGTATACCAATCTCAGCGATCCTAAAG ATAGGAAGTCGGGGAAGGGGAAGGACAAGATCGATGATGAGGACGTCACCTTTCAGCGCATGGTTGCAAAG ATGCAGGATGTTGCTGGTGAGAGGGGAGGCTACCTTCATGGACGAGGAG CATTGGACAGTGATGATTTGCTTTACCTCAAAGAGCAAATGGAGGCCGAGGAAGATGCAGAGCGTCTTCTTCGGCGTACAGAGAAGCGGGCATTTGCTGCTTTTAAG AAAGCAGCGACTTTAGCTGATTCTGCACCTGCTCTACCTGCCGCTCTTTGTGTCGACTCCAGGCCAAAAAGCGATATAAG GCAACGGGATCTCTTGAAGAACATTGTTGGGATCAAACCAAAGCGACCCAAGGTTTGCAGCCCTGCGCAAGTGGCAGAGAACGACGGACCTAAGCGGAACCAGGAAGTCTCTGCCAGCAAAATCTCTTCATGGCGGAATCAACCAATGGGTGCAAGTGAGAAAGAATCGTCTCATGCCGCAGTCGGTTGTGTGCAGCCTTTGCCAAAGCCAGCTGAAGCAACAGAGTCCGGGCCACAGAATGTCACTGGAAGCTTGCTTGGTCTGGCGTATGAGAGCTCGGATGAAGAATGA
- the LOC123397641 gene encoding uncharacterized protein LOC123397641 isoform X2: protein MQDVAGERGGYLHGRGALDSDDLLYLKEQMEAEEDAERLLRRTEKRAFAAFKKAATLADSAPALPAALCVDSRPKSDIRQRDLLKNIVGIKPKRPKVCSPAQVAENDGPKRNQEVSASKISSWRNQPMGASEKESSHAAVGCVQPLPKPAEATESGPQNVTGSLLGLAYESSDEE, encoded by the exons ATGCAGGATGTTGCTGGTGAGAGGGGAGGCTACCTTCATGGACGAGGAG CATTGGACAGTGATGATTTGCTTTACCTCAAAGAGCAAATGGAGGCCGAGGAAGATGCAGAGCGTCTTCTTCGGCGTACAGAGAAGCGGGCATTTGCTGCTTTTAAG AAAGCAGCGACTTTAGCTGATTCTGCACCTGCTCTACCTGCCGCTCTTTGTGTCGACTCCAGGCCAAAAAGCGATATAAG GCAACGGGATCTCTTGAAGAACATTGTTGGGATCAAACCAAAGCGACCCAAGGTTTGCAGCCCTGCGCAAGTGGCAGAGAACGACGGACCTAAGCGGAACCAGGAAGTCTCTGCCAGCAAAATCTCTTCATGGCGGAATCAACCAATGGGTGCAAGTGAGAAAGAATCGTCTCATGCCGCAGTCGGTTGTGTGCAGCCTTTGCCAAAGCCAGCTGAAGCAACAGAGTCCGGGCCACAGAATGTCACTGGAAGCTTGCTTGGTCTGGCGTATGAGAGCTCGGATGAAGAATGA